One window of Salegentibacter sp. Hel_I_6 genomic DNA carries:
- a CDS encoding GLPGLI family protein: MKHTYFTFFLILFSAICSAQKLADKFEYKVTYKLTYKLDSTNLDESKSEYMILFAGDELSKFSSRAKTLANPIVRKGNTAHTSREAVTDFQYAILKDRSENKLFFTRTISRDQFYYIQKMNQFEWEILPEKKKIKDFEVQKAKTSFAGRDYVAWFTSEVPISDGPYKFSGLPGLILELEDTQQHYVFEFFGLEKLSPKLKYKINLNQYAETNKTELYKVWKRYMEDPMGYAPTPPNVIISEENKKKYAESFKERFAKMNNQIELQK; the protein is encoded by the coding sequence ATGAAACACACTTATTTTACCTTCTTTCTTATATTATTTTCCGCAATTTGTAGCGCCCAAAAGCTAGCTGATAAATTCGAATATAAAGTCACCTATAAACTCACCTACAAATTGGATTCCACCAATCTCGATGAATCCAAATCTGAATATATGATCTTATTTGCTGGAGATGAACTTTCTAAATTTTCCAGTCGGGCAAAAACTCTGGCCAATCCTATTGTTAGAAAAGGGAATACCGCACATACTTCCCGGGAAGCGGTTACAGATTTTCAATATGCCATTTTGAAGGATAGGAGTGAAAATAAGCTGTTTTTCACGAGGACTATTTCACGTGATCAATTTTACTATATCCAGAAAATGAATCAATTTGAATGGGAAATTCTACCGGAGAAGAAGAAAATTAAAGATTTTGAGGTTCAAAAAGCTAAAACTTCTTTTGCCGGAAGAGATTATGTAGCCTGGTTTACTTCCGAAGTTCCTATTTCAGATGGGCCTTATAAGTTTAGTGGTTTGCCGGGTTTAATATTGGAGCTTGAAGATACCCAGCAGCATTATGTATTTGAATTTTTCGGTCTGGAAAAACTCAGTCCAAAACTTAAATACAAGATCAATCTTAACCAATACGCTGAAACCAATAAAACTGAATTATATAAAGTTTGGAAACGATATATGGAAGATCCTATGGGGTATGCGCCCACTCCCCCTAATGTAATTATCTCTGAAGAAAACAAGAAAAAATATGCTGAAAGCTTTAAAGAAAGATTTGCGAAAATGAATAACCAAATAGAACTACAAAAATGA
- a CDS encoding GLPGLI family protein, protein MKYVYFSLLFILAFPICKAQELNEKFKYKATYELTWQIDSTDAESIQNETMVLYMGDNISRFTSENFLKHDSINKIRKKNFEKTGRFMARPQTKFKYKIFKNFTEGEILFFERIFKDSFKYNEKLPLQEWEIHSEAKNVSGYKVQKATTNFAGREYVAWFTSEIPISDGPYKFSGLPGLIIEISDTQNYYHFKMTGFHELKKPVAVSIEKNRFTLVSKKDFLSVKDNHDRDLLGALIKAGVKIGWSKESEKEAKKELKENYKSRNNPIELE, encoded by the coding sequence ATGAAATATGTTTACTTTTCTCTTTTGTTTATTCTGGCTTTTCCAATTTGTAAAGCACAGGAATTAAACGAAAAGTTTAAATACAAAGCTACTTATGAGTTAACATGGCAAATAGATTCAACCGATGCTGAATCTATTCAAAATGAAACCATGGTACTTTATATGGGGGATAATATCTCCAGGTTTACCAGTGAAAATTTTTTGAAGCATGATTCTATCAACAAGATTAGAAAAAAGAATTTTGAAAAGACCGGTAGGTTTATGGCTCGACCGCAAACAAAGTTCAAGTATAAAATATTTAAAAATTTTACTGAAGGAGAAATTCTATTTTTTGAACGGATTTTTAAAGATAGCTTTAAGTATAACGAAAAACTCCCACTTCAGGAATGGGAAATTCATTCTGAAGCAAAAAACGTCTCTGGCTATAAGGTACAAAAAGCAACTACTAATTTTGCGGGGAGGGAATATGTTGCCTGGTTTACTTCTGAAATTCCAATTTCTGATGGGCCTTATAAATTTAGCGGTTTGCCGGGTTTGATCATTGAAATTTCTGATACCCAAAATTATTATCATTTTAAAATGACAGGATTTCACGAATTAAAAAAACCTGTTGCAGTGAGTATTGAGAAGAATCGATTTACCCTTGTTTCCAAGAAAGATTTTCTATCCGTTAAAGATAATCATGATCGTGATCTTTTGGGAGCATTAATAAAAGCCGGTGTTAAAATTGGCTGGTCTAAAGAAAGTGAGAAAGAAGCCAAAAAAGAATTAAAAGAAAACTATAAAAGCCGAAATAATCCCATAGAGTTGGAATAA